In Cellvibrio polysaccharolyticus, a genomic segment contains:
- the recJ gene encoding single-stranded-DNA-specific exonuclease RecJ yields the protein MKKIIRRRPLVNAAPLSADMPLLLQRVYQARGVTDKTQLTNQLSLLQKPQFKGMSEAVNIIADAIVAQARVMVIGDFDADGATSSALAVLALRAMGLQQVEFLVPNRFEFGYGLTPEIVAVAAESHPDLIITVDNGIASVEGVNAAKELGIAVVVTDHHLPGPVLPDADALVNPNQPGCNFPSKNLAGVGVIFYVMSALRAELRQMGWFEESGIAEPNMASFLDLVALGTVADVVPLDHNNRILVAQGLQRMRAGFARPGIKALLEVAGRQADKLVASDLGFIVGPRLNAAGRLDDMSLGIQCLLTDDEHLAKEMAMELDGLNRDRKAIESGMQQEALKMLQQLEDKDASSLAWGLCLFDDCWHQGVIGILASRLKDRYHRPVIIFADAGDGLIKGSARSVPGLHIRDALDAVAAKHSGLLQKFGGHAMAAGMTLNRENFDAFSKAFDEEVRRHLDEDDLTAVLVSDGDLQPGDFNLNIASQLREAGPWGQHFPEPLFDGEFFILQQRLVGEKHLKLVLSPDAQGQQRLDAIAFNIDRAIWPAPMIKKARLAYRLDVNTFRGQQTVQLMVEYIEALAE from the coding sequence ATGAAAAAAATTATTCGCCGCCGTCCACTGGTTAATGCAGCGCCGCTGAGTGCAGATATGCCGCTCCTTCTGCAACGTGTTTATCAGGCGCGAGGCGTAACGGATAAAACTCAACTCACCAATCAATTGTCGCTGTTGCAAAAGCCGCAGTTCAAAGGCATGAGCGAAGCGGTAAATATTATTGCCGATGCCATTGTCGCTCAGGCGAGAGTGATGGTTATTGGTGACTTCGACGCGGATGGTGCCACCAGTTCTGCATTGGCGGTGCTCGCGTTGCGCGCCATGGGCTTGCAGCAGGTGGAATTTCTGGTGCCCAACCGGTTTGAGTTCGGTTACGGCCTTACCCCGGAAATTGTCGCGGTTGCGGCCGAATCCCATCCGGATTTAATTATTACGGTAGACAATGGTATCGCCAGCGTTGAGGGCGTTAATGCTGCCAAAGAGCTGGGCATTGCCGTGGTGGTTACCGATCACCATTTGCCCGGCCCGGTATTGCCCGACGCCGATGCCCTGGTTAACCCCAATCAACCAGGGTGCAATTTTCCCAGCAAAAACCTCGCCGGTGTCGGCGTTATCTTTTATGTGATGAGTGCGTTGCGCGCCGAGCTGCGACAAATGGGCTGGTTTGAAGAGAGTGGTATTGCTGAACCGAATATGGCTTCTTTTCTCGACCTGGTGGCGCTCGGCACGGTCGCTGACGTAGTGCCGTTGGACCATAACAACCGCATTCTGGTCGCGCAGGGTTTGCAGCGCATGCGCGCCGGTTTTGCCCGCCCCGGCATTAAAGCGTTGCTGGAAGTGGCGGGGCGACAGGCGGATAAACTGGTTGCCAGTGATCTCGGTTTTATTGTTGGCCCGCGGTTGAATGCCGCGGGGCGGCTGGATGATATGTCATTGGGGATTCAATGTTTGCTCACCGATGATGAACATCTCGCTAAAGAAATGGCGATGGAGCTGGATGGTCTGAACCGTGACCGCAAAGCTATTGAAAGCGGTATGCAGCAGGAAGCGTTGAAAATGTTGCAACAGCTGGAAGACAAGGACGCGTCCAGTTTGGCCTGGGGGTTGTGTTTGTTTGACGACTGTTGGCACCAGGGCGTTATCGGTATTCTCGCGTCGCGCCTGAAAGATCGCTACCACCGTCCGGTGATTATTTTTGCTGATGCAGGCGATGGTCTTATAAAAGGTTCGGCACGCTCGGTGCCGGGTTTGCATATTCGTGATGCGCTGGATGCGGTTGCCGCCAAACATTCCGGTTTGCTGCAAAAATTTGGCGGTCATGCCATGGCCGCTGGTATGACGCTAAACCGTGAAAACTTTGATGCCTTTTCCAAAGCCTTTGACGAAGAAGTACGTCGGCATCTGGATGAAGATGATTTAACTGCGGTTCTGGTGAGTGATGGTGATTTGCAGCCGGGTGATTTTAATTTGAATATTGCCAGCCAGCTGCGCGAAGCTGGCCCCTGGGGGCAACATTTTCCAGAGCCATTGTTTGATGGTGAGTTTTTTATTTTGCAACAGCGCCTCGTGGGCGAGAAACATTTAAAGTTGGTGTTATCGCCGGATGCGCAAGGCCAGCAACGGCTGGATGCGATTGCCTTCAATATTGATAGAGCAATTTGGCCGGCGCCGATGATTAAAAAAGCCAGGCTGGCGTATCGTCTGGACGTGAACACCTTTCGTGGTCAACAAACTGTGCAGTTGATGGTGGAATATATTGAGGCGTTGGCAGAGTAG
- a CDS encoding arylesterase encodes MKPYLSPRHWLRRCCFLLLLLLPFQAHANSPVILVLGDSLSAGYGIDIREGWVSLLEKRVKDEGYDYQVVNASVSGETAGGGLARLPALLEHHQPVIVVLELGGNDGLRGHPVNIMERQLNSIIEKSRDASAEVLLLGMHIPPNYGKRYTEQFHNTYGKLAKKHSLPLVDFFLENVATDASLMQQDGIHPVAAAQPAMLENIWPALKKMLD; translated from the coding sequence TTGAAGCCTTATTTATCACCACGCCATTGGTTACGCCGCTGCTGTTTTTTACTGCTGTTATTGCTGCCCTTTCAGGCACACGCCAACAGCCCTGTGATCCTGGTGTTGGGCGACAGTCTGAGTGCCGGTTACGGTATTGATATTCGCGAGGGCTGGGTCAGCTTGCTTGAAAAGCGCGTCAAGGATGAAGGCTACGATTATCAGGTCGTCAACGCGAGCGTCAGCGGCGAAACGGCTGGCGGCGGACTGGCAAGACTGCCCGCCTTACTCGAACATCATCAACCGGTGATTGTGGTATTGGAACTGGGCGGTAACGACGGCTTGCGCGGTCATCCGGTTAACATTATGGAGCGGCAGCTGAATAGCATTATTGAAAAAAGCCGCGACGCCTCCGCAGAGGTTTTGTTGTTAGGCATGCACATTCCGCCAAACTACGGCAAACGCTACACCGAACAATTTCACAATACCTATGGCAAGCTGGCAAAAAAACATAGCTTGCCGCTGGTAGATTTTTTTCTTGAAAATGTAGCGACCGATGCTTCATTGATGCAACAGGATGGCATTCATCCGGTGGCAGCGGCACAACCGGCCATGCTGGAAAATATTTGGCCAGCGCTGAAAAAAATGCTGGATTGA
- a CDS encoding ABC transporter ATP-binding protein — translation MSQAAMVEAKQVGKRVKTVEGELTILKDISLTIAQGETVAITGSSGSGKSTLLGILAGLDLPDSGEVVLNGKILTRLDEEGRAAVRAQNIGFIFQSFQLLPGLTALENVLLPLELHGVDNAKTLALQFLDRVGLAQRVQHYPKQLSGGEQQRVAIARAFASRPRILFADEPTGNLDSTTGAKIADLLFDLNRDQGTTLILITHEERLAERCQRRIVLSAGEIV, via the coding sequence ATGTCTCAGGCAGCAATGGTTGAAGCGAAACAGGTAGGCAAGCGGGTAAAAACTGTCGAAGGTGAACTGACCATCCTGAAAGACATATCTCTCACCATAGCACAAGGTGAAACGGTCGCCATCACCGGTTCCTCCGGTTCGGGTAAATCCACTCTGCTGGGTATTCTCGCCGGGCTTGATCTGCCCGACAGTGGCGAGGTGGTGCTGAATGGAAAAATTCTGACCCGTCTGGACGAAGAAGGCCGGGCAGCGGTGCGGGCACAAAATATCGGTTTTATTTTCCAATCTTTTCAACTGCTGCCCGGGCTCACGGCTCTGGAAAATGTTTTATTGCCACTGGAGCTGCATGGCGTTGATAACGCGAAGACGCTTGCCCTGCAATTTCTTGACCGCGTGGGTCTGGCGCAGCGCGTGCAGCATTATCCCAAACAGTTGTCCGGTGGCGAGCAGCAGCGGGTTGCCATTGCGCGGGCTTTTGCCAGCCGCCCGCGAATATTATTTGCCGATGAACCTACCGGCAACCTGGATAGCACCACCGGTGCCAAAATTGCTGACTTGCTGTTTGATCTTAACCGCGACCAGGGCACCACATTGATTCTTATCACCCACGAAGAACGTCTGGCAGAGCGCTGTCAGCGACGTATCGTGCTCAGCGCTGGCGAAATTGTCTGA
- a CDS encoding ABC transporter permease, with amino-acid sequence MLAIKLLWRNWRSGEVRLLAAALVIAVAVVSSIAIFTDRLDRTLVRESNMLLGADSLVRSSHPVDTAWHALADNRAVQHSDAVVFSSMVHAGDHMHLASVKAVLPEYPLRGALEISDKPFAVKAQDIRIAEAAPPPGEVWVDSRLFPLLNIEAGDDISIGERDFRVTRVLIREPDSGNPFSFMGARVLMNLDDLASTGVVQPGSRVEYQWLLAGDTSAVNALLENIKPLLSEHQRIVDAGSANRGLGRTLNTGKQFLMLSAVIGVLLAGVAIALAAQQFSRRHIDQVALLKSLGMSARRVRAIYGQQLLLLAALAAIPGLLIGELVQQSVAAGLQQAYNVALVPPGFYPYWISFVSGLICLVCFALPALWFLPTIPPIRILRRDLEVQSASTGWRVGMAALAVLVLILLFSRDYWLAASVSAGLVGIVIVAIVISLLMLALGRKMTARRGSIWRIAIGTMQRHKEQTLIQLVVFATALMLLLVLVIVRTSMLQEWQTQLPENTPNHFLVNVAPYDVEPIQQAIDQRQYAREQLYPMVRGRLVEVNGESVTDEQRRSRDVFTREANLTWTDTLGDDNRVVAGQWWDSWQATQEGLPGVSVEVEMAQGAGLKLGDRLTFSLGGLTMEAEIASFRSLDWRSMKPNFFFIFEPGALESYSPTFITSLFLPAEDKAFINDLLRDYPTMLVIELDRIMAQIRSVVQHVSDGVQLVLWLILVASALVLMAAVNSSLDSRKQEAGLLRALGSPGRIMVGSVWAEFSLIGFLAGLIAVLGAEILLLSLQHYVLEIPVSPHYIFWLISPVVGALLVGSLGAWSCRSVVKTPPGIVLREAS; translated from the coding sequence ATGTTGGCAATAAAATTATTATGGCGAAACTGGCGCAGTGGCGAAGTACGTTTGCTGGCAGCAGCGCTGGTTATTGCGGTTGCGGTGGTCAGCAGCATTGCAATTTTTACCGATCGACTGGATCGCACGCTGGTGCGCGAAAGCAATATGTTGCTTGGTGCCGACTCGCTGGTGCGCAGCTCGCATCCGGTTGATACGGCGTGGCATGCGCTCGCCGACAACCGTGCGGTGCAACACAGTGATGCGGTAGTTTTTTCTTCCATGGTGCACGCTGGCGACCATATGCATCTGGCGTCTGTAAAAGCGGTGCTGCCAGAGTATCCGCTACGCGGCGCGCTTGAAATCAGCGACAAACCTTTTGCCGTAAAAGCGCAGGATATCCGTATCGCTGAAGCAGCGCCGCCGCCGGGCGAGGTATGGGTGGATTCCCGCCTGTTTCCGCTGCTGAATATTGAAGCCGGTGATGATATTTCTATTGGCGAGCGCGATTTTCGGGTGACCCGGGTTTTGATCCGCGAGCCGGATAGCGGCAACCCCTTCAGTTTTATGGGCGCCAGAGTGCTGATGAATCTCGATGACCTCGCTTCAACCGGTGTGGTGCAGCCCGGTAGCCGGGTGGAATATCAGTGGCTACTTGCCGGTGATACTTCTGCGGTCAATGCGTTGCTGGAGAACATCAAACCCTTGCTCAGTGAGCACCAACGCATTGTCGACGCCGGTTCGGCCAATCGTGGCCTCGGTAGAACCTTAAATACCGGTAAACAATTTTTAATGTTGTCTGCGGTCATTGGTGTGCTGTTGGCGGGTGTTGCCATTGCTTTGGCTGCGCAGCAATTTTCCCGGCGGCATATTGATCAGGTCGCTTTGTTAAAAAGCCTCGGCATGTCAGCGCGTCGGGTGAGGGCGATCTATGGCCAACAGCTTTTATTATTGGCGGCGCTGGCGGCTATTCCCGGTTTGCTGATTGGCGAGCTGGTGCAGCAAAGCGTGGCGGCAGGTTTGCAACAGGCTTACAACGTAGCGCTGGTGCCTCCGGGTTTTTATCCTTACTGGATCAGCTTTGTCAGCGGTTTGATTTGTCTGGTGTGTTTTGCTTTGCCTGCGCTGTGGTTTTTGCCCACCATTCCGCCGATTCGTATTTTGCGTCGCGATCTTGAAGTGCAATCGGCGAGCACCGGTTGGCGTGTCGGTATGGCGGCATTGGCGGTGCTGGTGTTGATCTTGCTATTCAGCCGCGATTACTGGCTGGCCGCCAGTGTCAGCGCCGGGCTGGTGGGCATTGTGATTGTGGCGATCGTGATTTCGCTGTTAATGCTGGCGCTTGGCCGCAAGATGACCGCCCGGCGTGGCAGTATCTGGCGCATTGCCATTGGCACCATGCAACGCCATAAAGAACAAACCCTGATTCAGCTGGTGGTTTTCGCCACCGCATTGATGTTGCTGCTGGTGCTGGTCATTGTGCGCACCTCCATGCTGCAGGAGTGGCAAACCCAACTGCCGGAAAATACTCCCAATCATTTTCTGGTTAACGTAGCCCCTTACGATGTGGAGCCTATTCAGCAGGCTATTGATCAGCGGCAATATGCGCGTGAGCAGTTGTATCCTATGGTGCGCGGTCGCCTGGTAGAAGTGAATGGCGAATCTGTTACCGACGAGCAACGCCGCAGCCGCGATGTTTTTACCCGCGAAGCCAACCTCACCTGGACGGATACGCTGGGCGACGATAACCGCGTAGTGGCAGGGCAATGGTGGGACAGCTGGCAAGCAACGCAGGAAGGTTTGCCAGGCGTTTCGGTTGAAGTGGAAATGGCGCAGGGCGCCGGTTTGAAGCTCGGCGACCGCCTGACTTTTTCGCTCGGTGGATTAACCATGGAGGCAGAGATTGCCAGCTTCCGCAGTCTCGACTGGCGCTCCATGAAACCCAATTTCTTTTTTATCTTTGAACCGGGCGCACTGGAAAGCTATTCGCCAACCTTTATTACCAGTTTGTTTTTACCCGCCGAAGACAAGGCGTTTATTAATGACCTGCTGCGCGACTATCCCACCATGCTGGTGATTGAGCTGGACCGCATCATGGCGCAGATTCGCTCGGTGGTGCAGCATGTCAGCGATGGTGTGCAACTGGTGTTATGGCTCATTCTTGTCGCCAGCGCTCTGGTGTTGATGGCAGCAGTAAATAGCAGCCTCGACAGCCGCAAGCAGGAAGCGGGTTTGCTACGCGCTTTGGGTAGCCCCGGGCGCATTATGGTCGGCAGTGTGTGGGCAGAATTTTCACTGATCGGTTTTCTCGCCGGTTTGATTGCGGTGCTCGGCGCAGAGATTTTGCTGCTGAGTTTGCAACATTACGTGCTGGAAATTCCGGTCAGCCCGCATTACATTTTCTGGCTGATCAGCCCGGTAGTAGGCGCTTTACTGGTAGGCTCGTTGGGTGCATGGAGCTGCCGCAGCGTTGTTAAAACGCCGCCGGGAATTGTGTTGCGAGAGGCGAGCTGA
- a CDS encoding MATE family efflux transporter: MRSEPKSRVLDKGLWGMSAPMLIDQAVIYTIPLLDMFFLSFVSDKAAAAVGAITPLIFVANALLFITAFAGAGVASQRIGTNDYQNANATIVVYACVVFVLGIVAALALIFGGPWVASQMPLSDDVEQYAHEYLGIIGWLVMLWGCRTIYQTIFNIYGEPKWNSISNIIFFVCNLIGNCVAIFGFMGIPPSGVKGVALAGVISAFITFMFVMLVAHFRLRIRLPVKYAFSNFGRLLKPVGRIAAPSILEPMSFQGNMMALNWIAAQVSILTLTVKVYAYNTFLFCLMISIALSMATEAIIAQRVGRKEFDLADLQLRQSLKVAFIGTSVLALLWWLFNQQVLGLFSNDPEVLALGAWVFFWAMLSEPGRTANIVLGSALRSTGDATFTSLTSIAVIWLFSVPLAYVLAIPFEMGIYGLLIAAIADEMVRAAIKWWRWKQRKWELYGVAVWEAKQKKRLES, encoded by the coding sequence ATGCGCAGTGAACCCAAAAGTCGTGTGCTCGACAAAGGCCTCTGGGGCATGAGTGCACCCATGCTGATCGATCAGGCGGTGATTTACACCATCCCTTTGCTGGATATGTTCTTTCTGAGCTTCGTATCTGACAAAGCGGCTGCCGCAGTGGGCGCTATAACGCCACTGATTTTTGTCGCCAACGCTTTATTATTCATCACCGCCTTTGCCGGTGCTGGCGTGGCCAGTCAACGCATTGGCACCAACGATTATCAAAACGCCAACGCGACGATTGTTGTATATGCCTGCGTGGTATTTGTGCTCGGCATTGTAGCGGCACTGGCGTTGATTTTCGGCGGCCCCTGGGTGGCATCACAGATGCCGCTATCTGATGACGTTGAACAATATGCGCATGAGTACCTGGGCATTATTGGTTGGCTGGTGATGTTGTGGGGTTGCCGTACCATTTACCAAACCATTTTCAATATTTATGGTGAACCGAAATGGAATTCAATCAGCAATATTATTTTCTTCGTTTGTAATTTGATAGGTAACTGCGTCGCTATTTTCGGCTTTATGGGTATTCCGCCATCCGGTGTTAAAGGCGTTGCGCTGGCCGGCGTTATCTCGGCATTTATTACTTTTATGTTTGTTATGCTGGTGGCACATTTCCGTTTGCGCATTCGCTTGCCGGTGAAATATGCGTTTAGCAATTTTGGCCGTTTGTTAAAGCCGGTCGGCCGTATCGCCGCACCGTCTATTCTTGAGCCCATGTCGTTTCAGGGCAACATGATGGCCTTGAACTGGATCGCCGCCCAGGTGAGTATTTTAACCTTGACGGTAAAGGTGTATGCCTACAATACCTTTCTATTTTGTTTGATGATTTCTATCGCGCTCAGTATGGCAACCGAAGCTATTATTGCGCAGCGGGTAGGGCGCAAGGAATTTGATCTTGCCGATTTGCAGTTGCGGCAAAGCCTCAAGGTGGCTTTTATTGGCACCAGTGTGTTGGCCTTGTTGTGGTGGTTGTTCAATCAGCAAGTGCTGGGTTTGTTCAGTAATGATCCGGAAGTGCTGGCGTTGGGTGCATGGGTGTTTTTCTGGGCAATGTTATCCGAGCCCGGTCGCACCGCCAACATTGTATTGGGCAGCGCCTTGCGCTCAACGGGCGATGCTACTTTTACCTCGCTAACGAGCATCGCGGTAATCTGGCTGTTCTCCGTACCGCTCGCCTACGTGCTGGCCATCCCTTTTGAAATGGGCATATACGGTTTGTTGATCGCCGCGATCGCCGATGAGATGGTCAGAGCTGCCATCAAGTGGTGGCGATGGAAACAGCGTAAATGGGAGCTGTACGGTGTCGCCGTTTGGGAAGCAAAACAGAAGAAGCGTCTGGAAAGCTGA
- a CDS encoding NPCBM/NEW2 domain-containing protein codes for MMFFDGHGGDLGFWKDWVRQLGTHGYGQFNGNYPPGYVHWLWLTAKMYTFLQMPFEISPFLKFTTQIPVLLAHLLLIAIIYQLLKRYAVSRTHFHLAMALTAFNPALLLDGPVWGQIDVIPVVPALAAILISCHERWRIWAFPLYCTSLLIKFQMISFSPVMGIVFLRHWKTHLKGGLLSLLLIPLAFLPALVTGNGIRAFELAYIEVLNQYGRTTMGAANIWILLTGNATPDTLVLFGISPDSFWAPLFTARRFGMICFAITIISLFLHAVYLLATGKFPKETQAAASRLLFYAIACATAFFTFLPAMHERYIIPAVIMSLAYCAITPGRLLVPLALTFISTFNLLMTLGIKTSHMWPVISWLMLATCLYIILECLLPRNARKVISNLFEKVATLPWLSAWVLVIALSWSAHLLYQRSYTHVAALSDNQKLLTEYTPVFQKQDYGHLQINKSINGNPLSVGGKRYATGFGTHVNSVIDFELPRGATHLTFIAGVDNEVETAQVSFQVWGDEKELWRSPVHYGSEKNLQPVEVDIRGIRRLSLRANALKSISAGHVDWVNPVITFRNGSNPEQP; via the coding sequence ATGATGTTTTTTGATGGGCATGGCGGCGATCTGGGTTTTTGGAAGGACTGGGTAAGGCAGCTGGGCACCCATGGCTATGGCCAATTCAATGGTAACTATCCGCCCGGCTACGTGCACTGGCTTTGGCTGACCGCAAAAATGTATACGTTTTTGCAAATGCCTTTTGAAATCAGTCCGTTTTTAAAATTTACCACGCAAATACCGGTGCTGTTGGCACACCTGCTGCTTATCGCCATTATTTACCAACTGCTCAAGCGCTACGCCGTCAGCCGCACACATTTCCACCTTGCCATGGCCCTTACGGCGTTTAACCCGGCGCTGCTACTGGATGGCCCGGTGTGGGGTCAGATTGATGTTATACCCGTAGTACCCGCTCTGGCGGCGATTTTAATCAGCTGTCATGAGCGCTGGCGCATCTGGGCTTTTCCGCTTTACTGCACGTCTTTGCTGATCAAATTCCAGATGATTTCTTTCTCGCCGGTGATGGGAATTGTTTTTTTGCGCCACTGGAAAACGCATCTGAAAGGTGGATTGCTCAGCCTGCTATTAATTCCATTGGCATTCCTCCCCGCCCTCGTGACGGGCAATGGCATACGGGCTTTTGAGCTGGCTTACATTGAGGTGCTTAATCAATACGGCCGCACTACTATGGGCGCGGCCAATATCTGGATTTTGCTCACCGGCAATGCCACGCCGGACACCCTGGTTCTATTTGGTATATCACCGGATTCTTTTTGGGCACCACTTTTTACCGCGCGCCGTTTCGGGATGATTTGCTTCGCCATCACCATTATCAGCCTGTTTCTGCATGCGGTTTATTTATTAGCCACGGGAAAATTTCCGAAAGAAACACAAGCTGCTGCCAGTCGTTTGCTCTTTTATGCCATCGCTTGCGCTACCGCCTTTTTTACTTTTTTACCGGCCATGCATGAGCGTTACATCATCCCGGCGGTCATTATGTCTCTTGCCTATTGCGCGATAACACCGGGGCGTCTGCTTGTGCCGCTGGCGCTTACTTTTATTTCCACATTTAATTTGTTAATGACGCTGGGTATAAAAACGTCGCATATGTGGCCGGTTATTTCCTGGTTAATGTTGGCCACCTGCCTTTACATTATTCTCGAATGCTTGTTGCCCCGAAATGCAAGGAAGGTAATCTCCAACCTGTTTGAGAAGGTGGCAACACTGCCCTGGTTGTCTGCCTGGGTTTTGGTTATCGCTCTCAGCTGGAGCGCGCACCTCCTTTATCAGCGCAGTTACACGCATGTTGCGGCCTTGTCAGACAATCAAAAGCTGCTCACCGAGTACACGCCGGTGTTTCAAAAGCAGGATTACGGGCACCTGCAAATTAATAAAAGTATTAACGGCAACCCGTTGAGTGTGGGAGGAAAACGTTATGCTACCGGATTCGGCACTCACGTTAATTCCGTCATTGACTTTGAGTTACCACGAGGCGCAACCCACCTCACCTTTATTGCCGGCGTAGATAACGAAGTTGAAACAGCCCAGGTCAGCTTTCAGGTGTGGGGCGATGAGAAGGAACTCTGGCGCTCACCGGTTCATTATGGGTCGGAGAAAAACCTGCAACCGGTTGAAGTGGATATCCGGGGGATTCGTCGACTAAGTTTGCGGGCCAATGCCCTGAAAAGCATCAGTGCCGGACATGTCGACTGGGTTAACCCGGTGATTACGTTCAGGAATGGCAGCAACCCTGAACAACCTTGA
- a CDS encoding glycosyltransferase family 2 protein translates to MTINQPSLAVVVPCYNEEEVLPKTLSVLLALLSDLEAKQKISSASRIYFVDDGSKDATWAQLEQAAAAYDEVVAIKLSRNKGHQNALYAGLCTTTEDIIVSIDADLQDDPKNIEYMVDEYLKGNEVVYGVRSARHTDTFFKRFTAEGYYHVMKKMGVDLVFNHADFRLLSRRALDTLQQYDESNLFLRGIVREIGFKSSVVEYERQAREAGESKYPLRKMLSFAWKGITAFSTMPLRMITVLGLLSGFVSFFLMVWVLAVRFFSDDAMPGWASTLLPLLFIGSVQLLCMGIIGEYLSKIYEEVKRRPKYHISDIVKKENNKSDL, encoded by the coding sequence ATGACCATCAATCAACCCTCTTTGGCGGTAGTAGTGCCTTGCTACAACGAAGAAGAAGTTCTGCCAAAAACCCTGTCGGTGTTGTTGGCACTCTTGTCCGACCTGGAAGCCAAACAAAAAATCAGCAGCGCATCACGTATTTATTTTGTCGATGACGGCAGTAAAGATGCTACCTGGGCACAACTCGAACAAGCTGCGGCGGCTTATGATGAAGTGGTCGCTATCAAACTCTCGCGTAACAAAGGCCATCAAAATGCCCTTTACGCAGGTCTTTGCACCACCACCGAAGATATTATTGTCAGTATCGACGCGGACTTGCAGGATGATCCGAAGAATATCGAATATATGGTGGATGAGTATTTAAAAGGTAACGAAGTCGTTTACGGCGTGCGATCTGCGCGCCATACCGATACCTTTTTCAAGCGTTTCACCGCCGAAGGCTACTATCACGTCATGAAAAAAATGGGCGTCGATCTGGTCTTCAACCACGCCGACTTTCGCCTGCTGTCGCGCCGCGCTCTGGATACACTTCAACAGTACGACGAGTCCAACCTTTTTCTGCGCGGCATCGTTCGCGAGATAGGTTTCAAATCATCGGTTGTTGAATACGAACGTCAGGCGCGAGAGGCCGGCGAAAGCAAATACCCGCTGCGCAAAATGCTGTCCTTTGCCTGGAAAGGCATTACCGCTTTTTCAACCATGCCATTAAGAATGATCACGGTGCTGGGTTTGCTATCCGGTTTTGTATCTTTCTTTTTGATGGTATGGGTATTGGCCGTCAGATTTTTCTCGGACGATGCCATGCCAGGCTGGGCCTCAACACTGTTGCCACTGCTCTTTATCGGCAGCGTGCAATTATTATGCATGGGCATTATCGGCGAATATTTATCAAAAATTTACGAAGAAGTTAAGCGCCGTCCCAAATATCACATTAGCGACATTGTTAAAAAAGAAAACAATAAATCCGATTTATGA
- a CDS encoding GtrA family protein: MLNHLIRFILVGGSATLLQFALLFAFVELFHLHAVLSSALSFALSAVFNYLMNYYFTFNSSKSHAETAGKFVVVASLGLLINSGTFALLLPLVPHYLIAQIGATIITLGINFLLHKIWIYRS, translated from the coding sequence ATGCTGAATCATTTAATACGATTTATTCTGGTCGGCGGCAGCGCCACCCTGCTGCAATTTGCACTGTTGTTTGCCTTCGTAGAGCTTTTTCATCTGCATGCGGTTTTGTCGTCGGCGCTGTCATTTGCCTTGTCCGCCGTTTTCAATTATCTGATGAATTATTACTTTACCTTTAACAGCTCCAAATCCCATGCAGAAACGGCAGGAAAATTCGTCGTGGTGGCCTCGTTGGGCTTGCTCATCAACTCCGGCACCTTCGCGTTATTACTGCCGCTGGTGCCCCACTATCTGATTGCCCAAATTGGCGCGACGATCATTACCCTGGGCATCAACTTTTTATTACATAAAATATGGATATATCGGAGTTAA